A stretch of the Lolium perenne isolate Kyuss_39 chromosome 3, Kyuss_2.0, whole genome shotgun sequence genome encodes the following:
- the LOC127343325 gene encoding ubiquitin-conjugating enzyme E2 variant 1C, with protein MASSGDAAGVVVPRNFRLLEELERGEKGIGDGTVSYGMDDADDIYMRSWTGTIIGPHNTVHEGRIYQLKLFCDKDYPDRPPTVRFHSRINMTCVNPETGLVDQRKFNLLSNWRREYTMENILIQLKKEMATSHNRKLVQPPEGTFY; from the exons ATGGCGTCCAGCGGTGACGCGGCCGGAGTTGTCG TGCCGAGGAACTTCAGACTCCTGGAAGAGCTTGAGAGAGGAGAGAAGGGCATCGGGGATGGAACAGTTAGCTATGGAATGGATGATGCTGATGATATATACATGCGCTCTTGGACAGGAACAATAATTGGTCCCCACAAC ACTGTCCATGAGGGCCGAATTTATCAATTAAAGCTTTTCTGTGACAAGGACTATCCAGACAGGCCACCGACTGTTAGATTCCACTCAAGAATCAATATGACCTGTGTAAATCCTGAGACTGGATTG GTTGACCAAAGGAAGTTTAACCTGTTATCCAATTGGCGCCGGGAGTACACAATGGAGAACATCTTGATACAGCTTAAGAAAGAAATGGCCACATCACACAACAGGAAATTAGTGCAGCCTCCGGAGGGAACATTCTACTGA